From Triticum urartu cultivar G1812 chromosome 2, Tu2.1, whole genome shotgun sequence, a single genomic window includes:
- the LOC125533610 gene encoding galactose mutarotase-like gives MARVLPFLALLYLVASTLVYVSEARKMVGIYMLKKGDFSVKVTNWGATIMSIIVPDNKGNLADVVLGKDTLAEYVNDTAYFGPLSGRVAQRMARGRFVLDGKVYHTYINDGRNAIHGGHRGFSKVIWTVKEYVAGGDSPYITLYYRSFDGEQGFPGDLDVYATYQVSSPYVLSIRTNATALNKATPVNFLQHVYLNLGGQGSGDVLGHTLQLSASRYTPMDEELLPSSGRVDPVAGTNYDFRTPTPIGARIRQVMGGKGVRGYDINYVIDGAGMRRVAAVRDGASGRALQLWANQPAMQLYTGNGLNNTRGKGGIVYRQYAGFCLETQAYPDAVNHPEFPSVTVRPGQVYKHDMLLKFSF, from the exons ATGGCTAGGGTTCTGCCGTTTCTCGCGCTCTTGTACCTTGTGGCCTCTACGCTGGTTTACGTCAGCGAAGCGAGGAAGATGGTTGGGATATACATGCTCAAGAAAGGGGATTTCTCCGTGAAGGTCACCAATTGGGGCGCCACTATCATGTCGATCATCGTCCCCGACAACAAAG GGAATTTGGCCGATGTTGTGCTGGGTAAAGACACCCTCGCTGAATATGTT AACGATACGGCCTACTTCGGGCCGCTGAGCGGGCGCGTAGCACAACGAATGGCCAGAGGCCGGTTCGTCCTCGACGGCAAAGTATACCACACGTACATCAACGACGGCAGGAACGCCATCCATG GTGGCCACAGGGGATTCAGCAAAGTCATATGGACGGTGAAGGAGTACGTCGCCGGCGGCGACTCCCCGTATATCACGCTCTACTACCGCAGCTTCGACGGGGAGCAAG GATTCCCCGGAGACTTGGACGTGTACGCGACGTACCAGGTGTCGAGCCCGTACGTGCTGAGCATCCGCACGAACGCGACGGCGCTGAACAAGGCGACGCCGGTGAACTTCCTGCAGCACGTGTACCTCAACCTGGGCGGGCAGGGCAGCGGCGACGTGCTGGGCCACACGCTCCAGCTCTCCGCGTCCCGGTACACCCCGATGGACGAGGAGCTCCTCCCGTCGTCGGGCCGCGTCGACCCGGTGGCCGGCACCAACTACGACTTCCGGACGCCGACGCCCATCGGCGCGCGCATCCGGCAGGTCATGGGCGGCAAGGGCGTCCGCGGGTACGACATCAACTACGTGATCGACGGGGCCGGCATGCGGAGGGTGGCGGCGGTCCGGGACGGCGCGTCCGGGCGCGCGCTGCAGCTGTGGGCCAACCAGCCGGCCATGCAGCTCTACACCGGCAACGGGCTGAACAACACCAGGGGGAAGGGCGGCATCGTGTACCGGCAGTACGCTGGGTTCTGCCTTGAGACGCAGGCGTACCCGGACGCCGTGAACCACCCCGAGTTCCCGTCCGTGACGGTGAGGCCCGGCCAGGTGTACAAGCACGACATGCTCCTCAAGTTCTCCTTCTAA
- the LOC125533611 gene encoding uncharacterized protein LOC125533611, which produces MGSIRRQEYAYDADNEDDFYIRNDDDLLEAPTLTSEQMARAREEALYVLKTKSPEEAFKIFTEGSYYKIDGLPLAPEKEDKAPTTATPPTATANVKEQPQTTVPPSGK; this is translated from the exons ATGGGCTCGATCAGGAGGCAGGAGTACGCTTACGACGCCGACAACGAGGACGATTTCTACATCCGGAACGATGATGACCTTCTAGAGGCCCCGACCCTCACCAGCGAGCAAATGGCGCGCGCCAGG GAGGAAGCTCTGTACGTGCTGAAAACCAAGTCCCCTGAAGAGGCTTTCAAGATTTTCACCGAG GGTTCCTATTACAAAATTGATGGTCTGCCACTGGCACCGGAGAAGGAGGACAAGGCCCCGACCACCGCAACGCCTCCAACAGCCACCGCCAATGTGAAGGAGCAGCCCCAGACCACCGTGCCGCCATCAGGGAAGTGA
- the LOC125533612 gene encoding pectinesterase-like produces MANNFLLGGLGAILVVAVVVGVVATVTSSGNNKAGDNFNVPGEANLATSGKSVKSLCAPTLYKESCEKTLTSASNGTENPKEVFATVAKSAMESIKSAVERSKSIGEVKSSDPLTEGARQDCKELLEDSVDDLKGMVEMAGGDIKVLLSRTDDLEHWITGVMTFIDTCADGFADEKLKADMQGILRNATELSSNALAITNSLGAIFKKLDLDVFKTDSRRRLLSAEESKYPAWMKAPERKLLASGGLPAPNAVVAKDGSGKFKTIQDAVNSMPKDHPGRYVIYVKAGVYEEMVMVPKDKVNIFMYGDGPKQSRVTGSKSFADGITTMKTATFSIEAAGFICKNMGFHNTAGAEKHQAVALRVQGDLSAFFNCRFDAFQDTLYVHARRQFFRNCVISGTIDFIFGNSAAVFQNCLIITRRPMDNQQNSVTAHGRTDPNMKSGLVIQNCRLVPDQKLFADRFKIPSYLGRPWKEFSRLVIMESMIADFIKPEGYMPWNGDFALKTLYYAEFGNRGPGAGTSKRVTWPGFRVIGNKEAEQFTAGPFIDGATWLKFTGMPNYLGFKV; encoded by the exons ATGGCAAATAACTTCCTCCTCGGAGGCCTGGGGGCCATCCTTGTCGTCGCGGTCGTGGTGGGCGTAGTCGCCACCGTGACCAGCTCCGGTAACAATAAGGCCGGCGACAACTTCAATGTCCCAGGTGAGGCCAACCTTGCCACCTCCGGCAAgtcggtcaagtctctgtgcgcCCCCACGCTGTACAAGGAGTCGTGCGAGAAGACCCTCACCTCGGCCTCCAATGGCACCGAGAACCCCAAAGAGGTGTTCGCCACCGTTGCCAAGTCGGCGATGGAGTCGATCAAGTCGGCGGTGGAGCGGTCAAAAAGTATCGGGGAGGTCAAGTCGAGCGACCCCTTGACGGAGGGCGCGCGCCAGGACTGCAAGGAGCTCCTGGAGGACTCCGTGGACGACCTCAAGGGCATGGTCGAGATGGCCGGCGGCGACATCAAGGTGCTCCTTAGCCGCACCGACGACCTCGAGCACTGGATCACCGGTGTGATGACCTTTATCGACACCTGCGCCGATGGCTTCGCCGACGAGAAGCTCAAGGCGGACATGCAGGGCATCCTGCGCAACGCCACGGAGCTCAGCAGCAACGCGCTCGCCATCACCAACAGCCTCGGCGCCATCTTCAAGAAGCTCGACCTCGACGTGTTCAAGACCGActcccgccgccgcctcttgtCTGCGGAGGAGTCGAAGTACCCCGCGTGGATGAAGGCTCCAGAAAGGAAGCTACTGGCCTCCGGTGGCTTGCCAGCGCCGAACGCGGTTGTGGCCAAGGACGGAAGCGGCAAATTCAAGACCATCCAGGACGCCGTGAACTCCATGCCCAAGGATCACCCTGGCCGGTACGTGATCTACGTCAAGGCTGGGGTCTACGAAGAGATGGTCATGGTCCCCAAGGACAAGGTCAACATATTCATGTATGGCGACGGCCCCAAGCAAAGCCGCGTCACCGGCAGTAAGAGCTTCGCCGACGGCATCACCACCATGAAGACCGCCACCTTCT CCATTGAGGCGGCCGGGTTCATCTGCAAGAACATGGGGTTCCACAACACGGCTGGCGCGGAGAAGCACCAGGCGGTGGCGCTGCGGGTGCAGGGCGACCTCTCGGCGTTCTTCAACTGCCGGTTCGACGCGTTCCAGGACACGCTGTACGTGCACGCCCGGCGCCAGTTCTTCCGCAACTGCGTCATCTCCGGCACCATCGACTTCATCTTCGGCAACTCGGCCGCCGTGTTCCAGAACTGCCTCATCATCACGCGCCGGCCCATGGACAACCAGCAGAACTCGGTGACTGCGCACGGCCGCACGGACCCCAACATGAAGTCCGGGCTGGTGATCCAGAACTGCCGCCTGGTGCCGGACCAGAAGCTGTTCGCGGACCGCTTCAAGATCCCGTCCTACCTGGGCAGGCCGTGGAAGGAGTTCTCGCGGCTGGTCATCATGGAGAGCATGATCGCCGACTTCATCAAGCCCGAGGGGTACATGCCGTGGAACGGCGACTTCGCGCTCAAGACGCTCTACTACGCCGAGTTCGGCAACCGCGGCCCCGGCGCCGGCACCAGCAAGAGGGTCACCTGGCCAGGGTTCCGCGTCATCGGGAAcaaggaggccgagcagttcaccGCAGGGCCCTTCATCGACGGGGCGACATGGCTCAAGTTCACCGGCATGCCCAACTACCTCGGATTCAAGGTCTAA